A segment of the Effusibacillus pohliae DSM 22757 genome:
GCGCCGCCGATGTAATTTTTCAGCTTGCCGCCGACCGTTGTCGCGATCATCGATTCAGCCCCTTTTCGCCAATGTGATTCTATGCTACTTTCAGTGTAACAGAAGGATGAAACGGGTCTCACGAGACGACCTGTCACCATTTTTCCGAAACGGTTTTACATTCTGTCAAAAAAGAGGGGGAGCCGGCTTGCACAAAGAGTGGGTGCTGACGGTGGCGGACGTTCTGAAGCGGCCTTTGTTCCAGCATGCGGAAGTGGTGGCGGGCAGCCGCGGCCTGTCCCGGCCGATCCGCTGGGTGCATATTTTGGAGACCGCCGAGAGCGGCTCCTTTCTCAACGGCGGCGAGCTGGTGCTGGCGACCGGAGTCGGCGTCGGGGAAAGCAGGGAAAAGCGGCTCGCCTATCTGCACGAACTGATCCGGCGAAAAGCGGTCGGACTCTGCATCGAGCTCGGCCCGTACATCCCGGAAATCCCGCTTGAGATGCTGGAACTGGCCGACCATCACGAGTTTCCGCTGATCGCCTTCCGCAAGCCCGTCCGCTTTGTCGACATCACGCTCGACCTGCACGAAAATATCATCAACCGGCACACGGAAGCGCTGCGCGAACTGGAATCGTTCTCCCGCAGTCTGCAGCGGCTGACACTGCAGGCGAAAAGTTTGCCGAAAATCCTCAGCCATTTTCAGGCGGCGGTCGATGCGCAGACGTTTTTTCTGCCGGTCGACGGCTCCCCCCTGTTTGCGCCCGCGATGGGGCAGATGGTACAGAGCGAACTGACCCGCCTGTTGCAACATTCGCTCCTGTCGCGGCCGGAGCTGCCGCAAACCGCGGAACTTCTGCCCGTTTCGGAACGAAAGCGGATCCTCTGCCAGCCGATCATGGCAATGGGGCAGGTGCTCGCCTGTCTCGGAGTGGTTTTGTACGAGCGGGAACCCGATGAGTTTCTCTACCTGACGCTCGACTATACGGCGACTGCGATCGCGCAGATTTTGCTGCGCAAGATGTTTGCCCAGGAACGGGAGTTCGACAATCAGACCCAACTGCTCGACGACCTGCTGCACGGCCGCATCCGCGACGAAGAACAGATCCGCACGCTGCTCGGTGTGCAGCCGGGGACAGGAGAGTCACCGGCCTATTTTGCCGCGATTATGGAGATCGCGTTGGAGCGTCCGCCTTACGAGGACGAAACCGACTCGCCGCTGCACGATCTGCTCGGCGTGTTCCGGTCGATTTTGCAGCGGTCAAAATGGCGGCCGCTGCTGCGGAGCCAAGGAAACCGGCTGTACCTGCTGTTGACCGGTACAGGTCCGTCCCCCGCCGGAAAAATCGAATGCAAGCAGGCGATGGCCGATCTCGAACAGGTCTGCCGCCGGGCGCTCGGCCGACAGATCGCCGTTCGTTTCGGTGTCAGCCGCCTATCGCGGCAGTACGCCCGGGCCGACCGTCATTTTCGGGAGGCGGAACAGGCGCTTGCCCGTCCTGCGCAGATCGAGAGCCCATTTTTCGATGATCTCGGCGTGTACCGGCTGCTGATGCAGTTCACGGAACGATATCCTCTCGACTCGTTCGTCGAGGATTGTCTGGGGCCGATTTTGCGCTACGACGCGGAGCACGGGACGC
Coding sequences within it:
- a CDS encoding PucR family transcriptional regulator; translated protein: MHKEWVLTVADVLKRPLFQHAEVVAGSRGLSRPIRWVHILETAESGSFLNGGELVLATGVGVGESREKRLAYLHELIRRKAVGLCIELGPYIPEIPLEMLELADHHEFPLIAFRKPVRFVDITLDLHENIINRHTEALRELESFSRSLQRLTLQAKSLPKILSHFQAAVDAQTFFLPVDGSPLFAPAMGQMVQSELTRLLQHSLLSRPELPQTAELLPVSERKRILCQPIMAMGQVLACLGVVLYEREPDEFLYLTLDYTATAIAQILLRKMFAQEREFDNQTQLLDDLLHGRIRDEEQIRTLLGVQPGTGESPAYFAAIMEIALERPPYEDETDSPLHDLLGVFRSILQRSKWRPLLRSQGNRLYLLLTGTGPSPAGKIECKQAMADLEQVCRRALGRQIAVRFGVSRLSRQYARADRHFREAEQALARPAQIESPFFDDLGVYRLLMQFTERYPLDSFVEDCLGPILRYDAEHGTQLTWTLRVFLDHNCSKQETAERLYIRRQTLYHRLEKIRELLGDSYLSAEHRLSLELALRAHDWLQTRTGRKGTSSDAPFFDQQAESSFLYGRK